In one window of Gadus chalcogrammus isolate NIFS_2021 chromosome 12, NIFS_Gcha_1.0, whole genome shotgun sequence DNA:
- the ccdc181 gene encoding coiled-coil domain-containing protein 181, with protein MGEAVLNKTLDGYEDDFEKDLDWLISEESRSEDQGPDYDDIEAEIDKELEESEKERRAGAQGAGDNKEEEEGEEEEERWPSPMAPLEYDPDRHDSPSRRGSPSLAPPPAAAAAAADEQTDEEKKYILDKIQQANRELRDQEPADASRRRRLHFKDKLVDLVVPPREYPPTPAPEAPPPGAGDAEVEGEVSGRLSELNISPRKESVAAVAAVAAAAAAAGGTVADGLLGGDPGGEGGKEGRVLVEKDGKFDLVSLKEVESHGLLPPLAKHSRDNGPRSSPRPAEASPERHKTRSSSSSSSFRSVTHQSVEHLRAPRPPSQPRGRPSSASRGVRGSLKQGARRRVQSAAGSPSRATCTASPLQKEALQKAQQRRERLAREAEQRKQEEEEQKRQDNELAFRAWLKRKGEQVRAERRVHRAQEMERQNGCRVPVDGEQAFRFWLRRKQEQQLRERELEDMRRMEEEGGYVLHNRQECEQAFKEWLKQKRAEKRAEQRASRQLSRRLLVEDRRARRMQDLMFSVNEAKPFRFTGPLSYRF; from the exons ATGGGCGAGGCCGTGTTGAACAAAACCCTGGACGGCTACGAAGATGACTTTGAGAAGGACCTGGACTGGCTGATCAGCGAGGAGAGTCGCAGTGAGGACCAG GGGCCCGACTACGACGACATCGAGGCTGAGATCGACAAGGAGTTGGAGGAGTCGGAGAAGGA gaggagggccggGGCGCAGGGAGCTGGGGacaacaaggaggaggaggagggggaggaggaggaggagcgctggCCCTCACCGATGGCCCCCCTGGAGTACGACCCCGACCGCCACGACAGCCCCTCCCGGCGGGGGTCCCCCTccctagccccgcccccggcggcggcggcggcggcggcggacgaGCAGACGGACGAGGAGAAGAAGTACATCCTGGACAAGATCCAGCAGGCCAACCGGGAGCTGAGGGACCAGGAGCCGGCGGACGCCTCTCGCCGGCGCCGGCTGCACTTCAAGGACAAGCTGGTGGACCTGGTGGTCCCGCCGCGGGAGTACCCGCCGACCCCCGCGcccgaggccccgccccccggggccggggacgccgaggtggagggggaggtgtcgGGGAGGCTGTCGGAGCTCAACATCTCCCCAAGGAAGGAGAGCGTAGCGGCGGTGGCggcagtggcggcggcggcggcggcggcgggggggacggTCGCAGACGGCCTGCTGGGGGGGGaccccgggggggaggggggtaaggAGGGGAGGGTCCTGGTGGAGAAGGACGGGAAGTTCGACCTGGTGAgcctgaaggaggtggagagccACGGCCTGCTCCCGCCGCTGGCCAAACACTCCCGGGACAACGGCCCCCGCTCCTCCCCCCGGCCGGCCGAGGCGTCCCCGGAGCGGCACAAgacgcgctcctcctcctcctcctcctccttccgctcCGTCACCCACCAGAGCGTGGAGCACCTgcgggccccccggcccccctcccagccccggGGCCGGCCCAGCTCGGCCAGCCGCGGCGTGAGGGGCAGCCTGAAGCAGGGGGCCCGCCGCCGGGTGCAGTCGGCGGCGGGCAGCCCCAGCCGGGCCACGTGCACCGCGTCCCCCCTGCAGAAGGAGGCGCTGCAGAAGGCCCAGCAGAGGAGGGAACGGCTGGCCAGAGAG gcagagcagaggaagcaggaggaagaggagcagaagagGCAGGACAACGAGCTGGCCTTCCGGGCGTGGctgaagaggaagggggagcAGGTCAGGGCTGAGAGGAGGGTCCACCGCGCacaggagatggagagacagaacggCTGT AGGGTCCCGGTGGACGGGGAGCAGGCCTTCCGCTTCTGGCTGCGGAGgaagcaggagcagcagctcagagagagggagctggaggacaTGAGgcggatggaggaggaggggggctacGTCCTGCACAACCGCCAGGAGTGCGAGCAGGCCTTCAAAGA gtggctTAAGCAGAAGCGGGCTGAGAAGCGGGCGGAGCAGCGGGCGTCGCGGCAGCTCTCGCGCCGCCTGCTGGTCGAGGATCGGCGTGCGCGGCGCATGCAGGACCTGATGTTCAGCGTGAACGAGGCCAAGCCCTTCAGGTTCACGGGGCCGCTGTCCTACCGCTTCTGA